In one window of Vulpes vulpes isolate BD-2025 chromosome 1, VulVul3, whole genome shotgun sequence DNA:
- the CCDC61 gene encoding centrosomal protein CCDC61 isoform X1: protein MSEDFANEGVPERATLAMDQPAGLQVDYVFRGVEHAVRVVVSGQVLELEVEDRMTADQWRGEFDASFIEDLTHKTGNFKQFNIFCNMLESALTQSSESVTLDLLTYTDLESLRNRKMGGRPGPLASRSTQLNSKRYLILIYSVEFDRIHYPLPLPYQGKPDPVVLQSIIRSLKEELGRLRGLDGQDVRDTRESEIWHLREQVSRLASEKRELEAQLGRTREEALAGRAARQEAEVLRGLVRGLELELRQERGLGHRGVGRRSQDCRRLAKELEEVKASERSLRARLRTVNNELAVYKRGRRTSPVVPPAAREDRALSSRERSTSRGRGAARSSSRESGRGGRGRGRPARPSPSPTGSRLPRFDPTAFVKAKEKKQKEIKMKQQQQRNRLGSGGSGDGPSISWSRQTRPPAAVTRRGDAANRSRNRSSSVDSFRSRCSSASSCSELEDFSESLPRGGRRRGKPPSPTTWSGSNTQQKSTPLERGRHQRRLANSGGWVPIKGELGTPPPLPHSLRAVHWALPAPTPTPALTEYSSDHQAADMAEIDARLKALQEYMNRLDTRS, encoded by the exons ATGAGCGAGGACTTCGCGAATGAAGGGGTGCCTGAGCGAG CAACACTGGCCATGGACCAGCCAGCTGGCCTACAGGTGGACTACGTCTTCCGGGGTGTGGAGCATGCCGTGCGGGTGGTGGTGTCTGGGCAGGTGCTAGAGCTGGAGGTGGAAGACCGGATGACAGCTGATCAGTGGCGGGGCGAATTCGATGCCAGCT TCATCGAAGATCTAACTCACAAGACAGGGAACTTCAAACAGTTCAACATCTTCTGTAACATGCTGGAGTCAGCTCTTACCCAG AGCAGTGAGTCAGTCACCCTTGACCTGCTGACCTACACAGATCTGGAGTCCCTGCGAAATCGCAAGATGGGGGGCCGCCCAGGCCCCTTGGCCTCAAGATCAACCCAGCTTAACTCCAAGCGCTACCTGATTCTCATCTACTCCGTGGAGTTTGACAG GATTCACTACCCGCTGCCCCTCCCGTACCAGGGCAAGCCAGACCCTGTGGTCCTGCAGAGCATCATCCGTTCACTGAAGGAAGAGCTGGGCCGCCTTCGAGGGCTGGATGGTCAGGATGTGCGGGACACCCGAGAGAGCGAGATCTGGCACCTGAGGGAGCA GGTTTCACGCCTGGCATCTGAGAAGCGAGAGCTGGAGGCCCAACTGGGCCGAACGCGAGAGGAGGCTCTGGCCGGGAGGGCGGCGCGCCAGGAGGCCGAGGTGCTGCGTGGGCTTGTCCGGGGCCTGGAGCTGGAGCTGCGGCAAGAGCGGGGCCTGGGACACCGCGGGGTCGGCCGCCGCAGCCAGGACTGCCGGCGCCTGGCCAAGGAG CTCGAGGAGGTGAAGGCTTCGGAGCGGAGCCTGCGTGCCCGGCTCAGGACAGTGAACAACGAGCTGGCGGTGTACAAGAGGGG GAGACGGACTTCGCCGGTGGTGCCGCCAGCGGCCCGGGAGGATCGGGCTTTGTCGTCCCGGGAGCGCTCCACATCGCGTGGTCGCGGTGCCGCCCGCTCTTCTTCCCGGGAGAgtggccgggggggccggggtcGAGGCCGTCCTGCCCGCCCCTCGCCCTCGCCCACAG GTAGTCGCCTGCCACGTTTCGACCCCACAGCCTTTGTGAAAGCcaaggagaagaagcagaaagagatcAAGATGAA gcagcagcagcagcggaaCCGATTGGGCAGCGGAGGAAGCGGGGATGGGCCGTCCATCTCCTGGTCTCGCCAGACTCGGCCGCCCGCTGCCGTGACCCGCCGAGGAGACGCGGCTAACCGCTCCCGAAACCGCAGCTCCTCGG TGGACAGTTTCCGCAGTCGCTGCTCGTCCGCCAGCTCCTGCAGCGAGTTGGAGGATTTCTCTGAATCCCTTCCTAGAGG CGGGCGACGTCGTGGGaagccccccagccccacaaCCTGGAGTGGGTCCAACACG CAGCAAAAGTCCACCCCTCTGGAACGCGGCCGCCATCAGAGACGCCTGGCCAATTCGGGGGGCTGGGTCCCTATCAAAGGTGAGCTGGGgactcctcctcccctgccccacagccTGAGGGCAGTGCATTGGGCCCTCCCGGCCCCTACACCCACACCTGCTCTCACAGAGTACAGCTCCGACCACCAGGCGGCAGACATGGCCGAAATAGACGCCCGCCTGAAGGCCTTGCAGGAATACATGAACCGACTGGACACACGGTCTTGA
- the CCDC61 gene encoding centrosomal protein CCDC61 isoform X6 has protein sequence MSEDFANEGVPERATLAMDQPAGLQVDYVFRGVEHAVRVVVSGQVLELEVEDRMTADQWRGEFDASFIEDLTHKTGNFKQFNIFCNMLESALTQSSESVTLDLLTYTDLESLRNRKMGGRPGPLASRSTQLNSKRYLILIYSVEFDRIHYPLPLPYQGKPDPVVLQSIIRSLKEELGRLRGLDGQDVRDTRESEIWHLREQVSRLASEKRELEAQLGRTREEALAGRAARQEAEVLRGLVRGLELELRQERGLGHRGVGRRSQDCRRLAKELEEVKASERSLRARLRTVNNELAVYKRGRRTSPVVPPAAREDRALSSRERSTSRGRGAARSSSRESGRGGRGRGRPARPSPSPTGSRLPRFDPTAFVKAKEKKQKEIKMKQQQQRNRLGSGGSGDGPSISWSRQTRPPAAVTRRGDAANRSRNRSSSVDSFRSRCSSASSCSELEDFSESLPRGGRRRGKPPSPTTWSGSNTQQKSTPLERGRHQRRLANSGGWVPIKGSGTQGLASQPDTDPGVPASAPWSICYPGIRSLRLI, from the exons ATGAGCGAGGACTTCGCGAATGAAGGGGTGCCTGAGCGAG CAACACTGGCCATGGACCAGCCAGCTGGCCTACAGGTGGACTACGTCTTCCGGGGTGTGGAGCATGCCGTGCGGGTGGTGGTGTCTGGGCAGGTGCTAGAGCTGGAGGTGGAAGACCGGATGACAGCTGATCAGTGGCGGGGCGAATTCGATGCCAGCT TCATCGAAGATCTAACTCACAAGACAGGGAACTTCAAACAGTTCAACATCTTCTGTAACATGCTGGAGTCAGCTCTTACCCAG AGCAGTGAGTCAGTCACCCTTGACCTGCTGACCTACACAGATCTGGAGTCCCTGCGAAATCGCAAGATGGGGGGCCGCCCAGGCCCCTTGGCCTCAAGATCAACCCAGCTTAACTCCAAGCGCTACCTGATTCTCATCTACTCCGTGGAGTTTGACAG GATTCACTACCCGCTGCCCCTCCCGTACCAGGGCAAGCCAGACCCTGTGGTCCTGCAGAGCATCATCCGTTCACTGAAGGAAGAGCTGGGCCGCCTTCGAGGGCTGGATGGTCAGGATGTGCGGGACACCCGAGAGAGCGAGATCTGGCACCTGAGGGAGCA GGTTTCACGCCTGGCATCTGAGAAGCGAGAGCTGGAGGCCCAACTGGGCCGAACGCGAGAGGAGGCTCTGGCCGGGAGGGCGGCGCGCCAGGAGGCCGAGGTGCTGCGTGGGCTTGTCCGGGGCCTGGAGCTGGAGCTGCGGCAAGAGCGGGGCCTGGGACACCGCGGGGTCGGCCGCCGCAGCCAGGACTGCCGGCGCCTGGCCAAGGAG CTCGAGGAGGTGAAGGCTTCGGAGCGGAGCCTGCGTGCCCGGCTCAGGACAGTGAACAACGAGCTGGCGGTGTACAAGAGGGG GAGACGGACTTCGCCGGTGGTGCCGCCAGCGGCCCGGGAGGATCGGGCTTTGTCGTCCCGGGAGCGCTCCACATCGCGTGGTCGCGGTGCCGCCCGCTCTTCTTCCCGGGAGAgtggccgggggggccggggtcGAGGCCGTCCTGCCCGCCCCTCGCCCTCGCCCACAG GTAGTCGCCTGCCACGTTTCGACCCCACAGCCTTTGTGAAAGCcaaggagaagaagcagaaagagatcAAGATGAA gcagcagcagcagcggaaCCGATTGGGCAGCGGAGGAAGCGGGGATGGGCCGTCCATCTCCTGGTCTCGCCAGACTCGGCCGCCCGCTGCCGTGACCCGCCGAGGAGACGCGGCTAACCGCTCCCGAAACCGCAGCTCCTCGG TGGACAGTTTCCGCAGTCGCTGCTCGTCCGCCAGCTCCTGCAGCGAGTTGGAGGATTTCTCTGAATCCCTTCCTAGAGG CGGGCGACGTCGTGGGaagccccccagccccacaaCCTGGAGTGGGTCCAACACG CAGCAAAAGTCCACCCCTCTGGAACGCGGCCGCCATCAGAGACGCCTGGCCAATTCGGGGGGCTGGGTCCCTATCAAAG GATCTGGGACTCAAGGATTGGCATCACAACCAGATACAGACCCTGGAGTTCCAGCATCTGCCCCGTGGAGCATCTGCTATCCTGGCATCAGATCCTTAAGGCTTATTTGA
- the CCDC61 gene encoding centrosomal protein CCDC61 isoform X8 — translation MSEDFANEGVPERATLAMDQPAGLQVDYVFRGVEHAVRVVVSGQVLELEVEDRMTADQWRGEFDASFIEDLTHKTGNFKQFNIFCNMLESALTQSSESVTLDLLTYTDLESLRNRKMGGRPGPLASRSTQLNSKRYLILIYSVEFDRIHYPLPLPYQGKPDPVVLQSIIRSLKEELGRLRGLDGQDVRDTRESEIWHLREQVSRLASEKRELEAQLGRTREEALAGRAARQEAEVLRGLVRGLELELRQERGLGHRGVGRRSQDCRRLAKELEEVKASERSLRARLRTVNNELAVYKRGRRTSPVVPPAAREDRALSSRERSTSRGRGAARSSSRESGRGGRGRGRPARPSPSPTGSRLPRFDPTAFVKAKEKKQKEIKMKQQQQRNRLGSGGSGDGPSISWSRQTRPPAAVTRRGDAANRSRNRSSSVDSFRSRCSSASSCSELEDFSESLPRGGRRRGKPPSPTTWSGSNTQKSTPLERGRHQRRLANSGGWVPIKEYSSDHQAADMAEIDARLKALQEYMNRLDTRS, via the exons ATGAGCGAGGACTTCGCGAATGAAGGGGTGCCTGAGCGAG CAACACTGGCCATGGACCAGCCAGCTGGCCTACAGGTGGACTACGTCTTCCGGGGTGTGGAGCATGCCGTGCGGGTGGTGGTGTCTGGGCAGGTGCTAGAGCTGGAGGTGGAAGACCGGATGACAGCTGATCAGTGGCGGGGCGAATTCGATGCCAGCT TCATCGAAGATCTAACTCACAAGACAGGGAACTTCAAACAGTTCAACATCTTCTGTAACATGCTGGAGTCAGCTCTTACCCAG AGCAGTGAGTCAGTCACCCTTGACCTGCTGACCTACACAGATCTGGAGTCCCTGCGAAATCGCAAGATGGGGGGCCGCCCAGGCCCCTTGGCCTCAAGATCAACCCAGCTTAACTCCAAGCGCTACCTGATTCTCATCTACTCCGTGGAGTTTGACAG GATTCACTACCCGCTGCCCCTCCCGTACCAGGGCAAGCCAGACCCTGTGGTCCTGCAGAGCATCATCCGTTCACTGAAGGAAGAGCTGGGCCGCCTTCGAGGGCTGGATGGTCAGGATGTGCGGGACACCCGAGAGAGCGAGATCTGGCACCTGAGGGAGCA GGTTTCACGCCTGGCATCTGAGAAGCGAGAGCTGGAGGCCCAACTGGGCCGAACGCGAGAGGAGGCTCTGGCCGGGAGGGCGGCGCGCCAGGAGGCCGAGGTGCTGCGTGGGCTTGTCCGGGGCCTGGAGCTGGAGCTGCGGCAAGAGCGGGGCCTGGGACACCGCGGGGTCGGCCGCCGCAGCCAGGACTGCCGGCGCCTGGCCAAGGAG CTCGAGGAGGTGAAGGCTTCGGAGCGGAGCCTGCGTGCCCGGCTCAGGACAGTGAACAACGAGCTGGCGGTGTACAAGAGGGG GAGACGGACTTCGCCGGTGGTGCCGCCAGCGGCCCGGGAGGATCGGGCTTTGTCGTCCCGGGAGCGCTCCACATCGCGTGGTCGCGGTGCCGCCCGCTCTTCTTCCCGGGAGAgtggccgggggggccggggtcGAGGCCGTCCTGCCCGCCCCTCGCCCTCGCCCACAG GTAGTCGCCTGCCACGTTTCGACCCCACAGCCTTTGTGAAAGCcaaggagaagaagcagaaagagatcAAGATGAA gcagcagcagcagcggaaCCGATTGGGCAGCGGAGGAAGCGGGGATGGGCCGTCCATCTCCTGGTCTCGCCAGACTCGGCCGCCCGCTGCCGTGACCCGCCGAGGAGACGCGGCTAACCGCTCCCGAAACCGCAGCTCCTCGG TGGACAGTTTCCGCAGTCGCTGCTCGTCCGCCAGCTCCTGCAGCGAGTTGGAGGATTTCTCTGAATCCCTTCCTAGAGG CGGGCGACGTCGTGGGaagccccccagccccacaaCCTGGAGTGGGTCCAACACG CAAAAGTCCACCCCTCTGGAACGCGGCCGCCATCAGAGACGCCTGGCCAATTCGGGGGGCTGGGTCCCTATCAAAG AGTACAGCTCCGACCACCAGGCGGCAGACATGGCCGAAATAGACGCCCGCCTGAAGGCCTTGCAGGAATACATGAACCGACTGGACACACGGTCTTGA
- the CCDC61 gene encoding centrosomal protein CCDC61 isoform X7, translating to MSEDFANEGVPERATLAMDQPAGLQVDYVFRGVEHAVRVVVSGQVLELEVEDRMTADQWRGEFDASFIEDLTHKTGNFKQFNIFCNMLESALTQSSESVTLDLLTYTDLESLRNRKMGGRPGPLASRSTQLNSKRYLILIYSVEFDRIHYPLPLPYQGKPDPVVLQSIIRSLKEELGRLRGLDGQDVRDTRESEIWHLREQVSRLASEKRELEAQLGRTREEALAGRAARQEAEVLRGLVRGLELELRQERGLGHRGVGRRSQDCRRLAKELEEVKASERSLRARLRTVNNELAVYKRGRRTSPVVPPAAREDRALSSRERSTSRGRGAARSSSRESGRGGRGRGRPARPSPSPTGSRLPRFDPTAFVKAKEKKQKEIKMKQQQQRNRLGSGGSGDGPSISWSRQTRPPAAVTRRGDAANRSRNRSSSVDSFRSRCSSASSCSELEDFSESLPRGGRRRGKPPSPTTWSGSNTQQKSTPLERGRHQRRLANSGGWVPIKEYSSDHQAADMAEIDARLKALQEYMNRLDTRS from the exons ATGAGCGAGGACTTCGCGAATGAAGGGGTGCCTGAGCGAG CAACACTGGCCATGGACCAGCCAGCTGGCCTACAGGTGGACTACGTCTTCCGGGGTGTGGAGCATGCCGTGCGGGTGGTGGTGTCTGGGCAGGTGCTAGAGCTGGAGGTGGAAGACCGGATGACAGCTGATCAGTGGCGGGGCGAATTCGATGCCAGCT TCATCGAAGATCTAACTCACAAGACAGGGAACTTCAAACAGTTCAACATCTTCTGTAACATGCTGGAGTCAGCTCTTACCCAG AGCAGTGAGTCAGTCACCCTTGACCTGCTGACCTACACAGATCTGGAGTCCCTGCGAAATCGCAAGATGGGGGGCCGCCCAGGCCCCTTGGCCTCAAGATCAACCCAGCTTAACTCCAAGCGCTACCTGATTCTCATCTACTCCGTGGAGTTTGACAG GATTCACTACCCGCTGCCCCTCCCGTACCAGGGCAAGCCAGACCCTGTGGTCCTGCAGAGCATCATCCGTTCACTGAAGGAAGAGCTGGGCCGCCTTCGAGGGCTGGATGGTCAGGATGTGCGGGACACCCGAGAGAGCGAGATCTGGCACCTGAGGGAGCA GGTTTCACGCCTGGCATCTGAGAAGCGAGAGCTGGAGGCCCAACTGGGCCGAACGCGAGAGGAGGCTCTGGCCGGGAGGGCGGCGCGCCAGGAGGCCGAGGTGCTGCGTGGGCTTGTCCGGGGCCTGGAGCTGGAGCTGCGGCAAGAGCGGGGCCTGGGACACCGCGGGGTCGGCCGCCGCAGCCAGGACTGCCGGCGCCTGGCCAAGGAG CTCGAGGAGGTGAAGGCTTCGGAGCGGAGCCTGCGTGCCCGGCTCAGGACAGTGAACAACGAGCTGGCGGTGTACAAGAGGGG GAGACGGACTTCGCCGGTGGTGCCGCCAGCGGCCCGGGAGGATCGGGCTTTGTCGTCCCGGGAGCGCTCCACATCGCGTGGTCGCGGTGCCGCCCGCTCTTCTTCCCGGGAGAgtggccgggggggccggggtcGAGGCCGTCCTGCCCGCCCCTCGCCCTCGCCCACAG GTAGTCGCCTGCCACGTTTCGACCCCACAGCCTTTGTGAAAGCcaaggagaagaagcagaaagagatcAAGATGAA gcagcagcagcagcggaaCCGATTGGGCAGCGGAGGAAGCGGGGATGGGCCGTCCATCTCCTGGTCTCGCCAGACTCGGCCGCCCGCTGCCGTGACCCGCCGAGGAGACGCGGCTAACCGCTCCCGAAACCGCAGCTCCTCGG TGGACAGTTTCCGCAGTCGCTGCTCGTCCGCCAGCTCCTGCAGCGAGTTGGAGGATTTCTCTGAATCCCTTCCTAGAGG CGGGCGACGTCGTGGGaagccccccagccccacaaCCTGGAGTGGGTCCAACACG CAGCAAAAGTCCACCCCTCTGGAACGCGGCCGCCATCAGAGACGCCTGGCCAATTCGGGGGGCTGGGTCCCTATCAAAG AGTACAGCTCCGACCACCAGGCGGCAGACATGGCCGAAATAGACGCCCGCCTGAAGGCCTTGCAGGAATACATGAACCGACTGGACACACGGTCTTGA
- the CCDC61 gene encoding centrosomal protein CCDC61 isoform X2, translating into MSEDFANEGVPERATLAMDQPAGLQVDYVFRGVEHAVRVVVSGQVLELEVEDRMTADQWRGEFDASFIEDLTHKTGNFKQFNIFCNMLESALTQSSESVTLDLLTYTDLESLRNRKMGGRPGPLASRSTQLNSKRYLILIYSVEFDRIHYPLPLPYQGKPDPVVLQSIIRSLKEELGRLRGLDGQDVRDTRESEIWHLREQVSRLASEKRELEAQLGRTREEALAGRAARQEAEVLRGLVRGLELELRQERGLGHRGVGRRSQDCRRLAKELEEVKASERSLRARLRTVNNELAVYKRGRRTSPVVPPAAREDRALSSRERSTSRGRGAARSSSRESGRGGRGRGRPARPSPSPTGSRLPRFDPTAFVKAKEKKQKEIKMKQQQQRNRLGSGGSGDGPSISWSRQTRPPAAVTRRGDAANRSRNRSSSVDSFRSRCSSASSCSELEDFSESLPRGGRRRGKPPSPTTWSGSNTQKSTPLERGRHQRRLANSGGWVPIKGELGTPPPLPHSLRAVHWALPAPTPTPALTEYSSDHQAADMAEIDARLKALQEYMNRLDTRS; encoded by the exons ATGAGCGAGGACTTCGCGAATGAAGGGGTGCCTGAGCGAG CAACACTGGCCATGGACCAGCCAGCTGGCCTACAGGTGGACTACGTCTTCCGGGGTGTGGAGCATGCCGTGCGGGTGGTGGTGTCTGGGCAGGTGCTAGAGCTGGAGGTGGAAGACCGGATGACAGCTGATCAGTGGCGGGGCGAATTCGATGCCAGCT TCATCGAAGATCTAACTCACAAGACAGGGAACTTCAAACAGTTCAACATCTTCTGTAACATGCTGGAGTCAGCTCTTACCCAG AGCAGTGAGTCAGTCACCCTTGACCTGCTGACCTACACAGATCTGGAGTCCCTGCGAAATCGCAAGATGGGGGGCCGCCCAGGCCCCTTGGCCTCAAGATCAACCCAGCTTAACTCCAAGCGCTACCTGATTCTCATCTACTCCGTGGAGTTTGACAG GATTCACTACCCGCTGCCCCTCCCGTACCAGGGCAAGCCAGACCCTGTGGTCCTGCAGAGCATCATCCGTTCACTGAAGGAAGAGCTGGGCCGCCTTCGAGGGCTGGATGGTCAGGATGTGCGGGACACCCGAGAGAGCGAGATCTGGCACCTGAGGGAGCA GGTTTCACGCCTGGCATCTGAGAAGCGAGAGCTGGAGGCCCAACTGGGCCGAACGCGAGAGGAGGCTCTGGCCGGGAGGGCGGCGCGCCAGGAGGCCGAGGTGCTGCGTGGGCTTGTCCGGGGCCTGGAGCTGGAGCTGCGGCAAGAGCGGGGCCTGGGACACCGCGGGGTCGGCCGCCGCAGCCAGGACTGCCGGCGCCTGGCCAAGGAG CTCGAGGAGGTGAAGGCTTCGGAGCGGAGCCTGCGTGCCCGGCTCAGGACAGTGAACAACGAGCTGGCGGTGTACAAGAGGGG GAGACGGACTTCGCCGGTGGTGCCGCCAGCGGCCCGGGAGGATCGGGCTTTGTCGTCCCGGGAGCGCTCCACATCGCGTGGTCGCGGTGCCGCCCGCTCTTCTTCCCGGGAGAgtggccgggggggccggggtcGAGGCCGTCCTGCCCGCCCCTCGCCCTCGCCCACAG GTAGTCGCCTGCCACGTTTCGACCCCACAGCCTTTGTGAAAGCcaaggagaagaagcagaaagagatcAAGATGAA gcagcagcagcagcggaaCCGATTGGGCAGCGGAGGAAGCGGGGATGGGCCGTCCATCTCCTGGTCTCGCCAGACTCGGCCGCCCGCTGCCGTGACCCGCCGAGGAGACGCGGCTAACCGCTCCCGAAACCGCAGCTCCTCGG TGGACAGTTTCCGCAGTCGCTGCTCGTCCGCCAGCTCCTGCAGCGAGTTGGAGGATTTCTCTGAATCCCTTCCTAGAGG CGGGCGACGTCGTGGGaagccccccagccccacaaCCTGGAGTGGGTCCAACACG CAAAAGTCCACCCCTCTGGAACGCGGCCGCCATCAGAGACGCCTGGCCAATTCGGGGGGCTGGGTCCCTATCAAAGGTGAGCTGGGgactcctcctcccctgccccacagccTGAGGGCAGTGCATTGGGCCCTCCCGGCCCCTACACCCACACCTGCTCTCACAGAGTACAGCTCCGACCACCAGGCGGCAGACATGGCCGAAATAGACGCCCGCCTGAAGGCCTTGCAGGAATACATGAACCGACTGGACACACGGTCTTGA
- the CCDC61 gene encoding centrosomal protein CCDC61 isoform X9 yields MEDAATLAMDQPAGLQVDYVFRGVEHAVRVVVSGQVLELEVEDRMTADQWRGEFDASFIEDLTHKTGNFKQFNIFCNMLESALTQSSESVTLDLLTYTDLESLRNRKMGGRPGPLASRSTQLNSKRYLILIYSVEFDRIHYPLPLPYQGKPDPVVLQSIIRSLKEELGRLRGLDGQDVRDTRESEIWHLREQVSRLASEKRELEAQLGRTREEALAGRAARQEAEVLRGLVRGLELELRQERGLGHRGVGRRSQDCRRLAKELEEVKASERSLRARLRTVNNELAVYKRGRRTSPVVPPAAREDRALSSRERSTSRGRGAARSSSRESGRGGRGRGRPARPSPSPTGSRLPRFDPTAFVKAKEKKQKEIKMKQQQQRNRLGSGGSGDGPSISWSRQTRPPAAVTRRGDAANRSRNRSSSVDSFRSRCSSASSCSELEDFSESLPRGGRRRGKPPSPTTWSGSNTQQKSTPLERGRHQRRLANSGGWVPIKEYSSDHQAADMAEIDARLKALQEYMNRLDTRS; encoded by the exons ATGGAGGATGCAG CAACACTGGCCATGGACCAGCCAGCTGGCCTACAGGTGGACTACGTCTTCCGGGGTGTGGAGCATGCCGTGCGGGTGGTGGTGTCTGGGCAGGTGCTAGAGCTGGAGGTGGAAGACCGGATGACAGCTGATCAGTGGCGGGGCGAATTCGATGCCAGCT TCATCGAAGATCTAACTCACAAGACAGGGAACTTCAAACAGTTCAACATCTTCTGTAACATGCTGGAGTCAGCTCTTACCCAG AGCAGTGAGTCAGTCACCCTTGACCTGCTGACCTACACAGATCTGGAGTCCCTGCGAAATCGCAAGATGGGGGGCCGCCCAGGCCCCTTGGCCTCAAGATCAACCCAGCTTAACTCCAAGCGCTACCTGATTCTCATCTACTCCGTGGAGTTTGACAG GATTCACTACCCGCTGCCCCTCCCGTACCAGGGCAAGCCAGACCCTGTGGTCCTGCAGAGCATCATCCGTTCACTGAAGGAAGAGCTGGGCCGCCTTCGAGGGCTGGATGGTCAGGATGTGCGGGACACCCGAGAGAGCGAGATCTGGCACCTGAGGGAGCA GGTTTCACGCCTGGCATCTGAGAAGCGAGAGCTGGAGGCCCAACTGGGCCGAACGCGAGAGGAGGCTCTGGCCGGGAGGGCGGCGCGCCAGGAGGCCGAGGTGCTGCGTGGGCTTGTCCGGGGCCTGGAGCTGGAGCTGCGGCAAGAGCGGGGCCTGGGACACCGCGGGGTCGGCCGCCGCAGCCAGGACTGCCGGCGCCTGGCCAAGGAG CTCGAGGAGGTGAAGGCTTCGGAGCGGAGCCTGCGTGCCCGGCTCAGGACAGTGAACAACGAGCTGGCGGTGTACAAGAGGGG GAGACGGACTTCGCCGGTGGTGCCGCCAGCGGCCCGGGAGGATCGGGCTTTGTCGTCCCGGGAGCGCTCCACATCGCGTGGTCGCGGTGCCGCCCGCTCTTCTTCCCGGGAGAgtggccgggggggccggggtcGAGGCCGTCCTGCCCGCCCCTCGCCCTCGCCCACAG GTAGTCGCCTGCCACGTTTCGACCCCACAGCCTTTGTGAAAGCcaaggagaagaagcagaaagagatcAAGATGAA gcagcagcagcagcggaaCCGATTGGGCAGCGGAGGAAGCGGGGATGGGCCGTCCATCTCCTGGTCTCGCCAGACTCGGCCGCCCGCTGCCGTGACCCGCCGAGGAGACGCGGCTAACCGCTCCCGAAACCGCAGCTCCTCGG TGGACAGTTTCCGCAGTCGCTGCTCGTCCGCCAGCTCCTGCAGCGAGTTGGAGGATTTCTCTGAATCCCTTCCTAGAGG CGGGCGACGTCGTGGGaagccccccagccccacaaCCTGGAGTGGGTCCAACACG CAGCAAAAGTCCACCCCTCTGGAACGCGGCCGCCATCAGAGACGCCTGGCCAATTCGGGGGGCTGGGTCCCTATCAAAG AGTACAGCTCCGACCACCAGGCGGCAGACATGGCCGAAATAGACGCCCGCCTGAAGGCCTTGCAGGAATACATGAACCGACTGGACACACGGTCTTGA